The Jaculus jaculus isolate mJacJac1 chromosome 3, mJacJac1.mat.Y.cur, whole genome shotgun sequence genome includes the window AAATACACATTAGAAAATGACCAGTCCTTTTAGAAAAATAACCTCCTCAAGTGAGAAATGCTTGCAGGAGACAAGCACAAATGTGTGTCATGCCTTTGTTACTCAGATGCAAACTGTCTGCCGTTAAAAGTATCAAGTatattcttactttctttttttttttttttttaattttttgaggtagggtctcactctagcccaggctgacctggaattcactatggagtctcaaggtgtcctcgaactaatggcaatcctcctacctctgcctcccgagtgctgggattaaaggagtgcgccaccatgcccagcttctttcttgaGTGGTTATTTCTTCAGAGAAAATGTGAACATTCAACCTCCAACTTACCAAAgttaaaaactataaaacttcCTTGTGGTTTATGAGGCATTAAGATATGAAAGACACTTTAAACTGATACATGAATCAAATCTGTTAGCAGAGCCTTTGCAGCCACCTTCTCAGAGCACATTTTACATCACTGTTCCTCAGGCTGTAGATCACagggttgagggctggaggaagcACAGTATATATCACAGAAATCACCTTGTTAATAACTGAAGGTTCATTTGAAGGGGACTTCAAGTAAACAAAGCAAGCAGTTATCATGAAGATGGTGAGAACAATGAGATGGGGGAAGCAGGTGGCAAATGCTTTTGACTGACCTTTAGTAGTAGGAATCTTCAGAGCagtggaaaaaatgtaaatataagaGATCATGACACAGATGAAACAAGAAATGCCTAGACACAAACCAATTCCAAAGCCGATATAAATTACCATAAGTGTGTCAGAGCATGAAATCCCCAGTAATGAAGGTATATCACAGAAAAACTGTGGGATCACATTGGAGCCACAGAAAGGCTTGGAAAATGTTCCAGCTGTGTACAAAGCTCCCAAGAGTCCCCCAGTGGCCCAGGAAACTCCTGCCATCAGCACACAGACACGACCACTCATGATGGCCTCATAGTGCAGGGGACAGCAGATGGCTACATAGCGGTCATAGGACATGGCAGTGAGGACAAATACCTCTCCTGCTGAGAAAGAAGTCATTAGAAGAATCTGGCAGGCACATCCTGGAATGGAAATGGAATTGTTGTGACTTAGGCTATTGAAGATGAAATTTGGGATTGGGACAGACAAAAGCAAGGCATCAATCAGGGACAAATTTttcaggaagaagtacatgggtgtTTGGAGCTGCAGGTCCACAGTGATGAGAGTCATAATGAGAAGGTTGTTCATTAGAGCAGCCAGGTACATCACAAGGAAGAGCACACCACATACAGTCTGCAGGTCCTGGTCATCAGAGAACCCCACGAGGAAGAATCTGGTCAAGACAGTGACATTGGGCATATTGGATTTTTTTCACTGCCTGTCAAATTCAGAAGCAATTAGCAAAAACTAACACAGTGTATATTTATACTGCTCTACAGAAGCATTCAGTAAAAATGAAGCCAGAAGACTACATTAAATAATTCTGCATTTACTTGAAGTTTTTCTTTCCACAACTTCTTCTTATTGTTTTATtgtctctcactttttctttctttctcattcccttcctgtctttttttcccccctctttctctcctcttcttaaTGATAGATATTTTACCTATGGCCTggctttttcaaaataaaaagctaggcttgagggatggcttagtggttaatgtgtatACCTACAAACCAAaggacttggatttgattcttcaggacccataagccagatggataagggcacacacacactggagtttgtttgcagtggctggaggccctggtgcaccattctctttgtttttgtccccctctttctctgtcaaataaataaataaaaacaataaaaaaataaaaatctatttacaTGTATAACATAGGAAATCAATTAATCTTGGTTGGTATTTAGAATTTTGACAGAAAAACTTTAGAAATGAATTTTTATGGTTTGAACACGGTCTGATTTTCATTTAGGCTGTAATGAATTGTTCTTTGATGAATATTAAACACATTTCAATTAGCTAGAAGACAGCATTTGAATGTTTTAACAATAAggtcataataataataacataataagGTTATAGGTTTGCAAATTTGATCATTATATAATGTATGCCATTAT containing:
- the LOC123459485 gene encoding olfactory receptor 14A2-like; the protein is MPNVTVLTRFFLVGFSDDQDLQTVCGVLFLVMYLAALMNNLLIMTLITVDLQLQTPMYFFLKNLSLIDALLLSVPIPNFIFNSLSHNNSISIPGCACQILLMTSFSAGEVFVLTAMSYDRYVAICCPLHYEAIMSGRVCVLMAGVSWATGGLLGALYTAGTFSKPFCGSNVIPQFFCDIPSLLGISCSDTLMVIYIGFGIGLCLGISCFICVMISYIYIFSTALKIPTTKGQSKAFATCFPHLIVLTIFMITACFVYLKSPSNEPSVINKVISVIYTVLPPALNPVIYSLRNSDVKCALRRWLQRLC